A window of the Ostrea edulis chromosome 1, xbOstEdul1.1, whole genome shotgun sequence genome harbors these coding sequences:
- the LOC125671237 gene encoding uncharacterized protein LOC125671237 produces the protein MAGNAVHYVATFNIQSDRSNFAFSSLQDDRIFTTSCPSTLLLNPDTSKHSFGYQAEEFVAASLDHGDDITNHYFFRNLKCLHTLERKVADEDGNLIHTKTVMSRIIQHFLQEMNGYRMFSMANHDDLCSDVFLVFILSGINFSRMAELIRESAVTLGIHSSMVEFIPDAIATVEFCEDVDRRQVNGDWSTYPPSVKNDPPCNYKEKDDWSTDPPSVKTDSRYKGNDPSHFKKAKYNFQTGPGKQKMVVLRIGADYSEISIVHNRCIEAMKRKSHERVFDALLKYLTEALGIDDISKLQKENYSAFLEMCLLFERSRIQANSNKPLNMKIELPSIFFATNEIRTGDDVPQNRSLSLTTEVIEDIYKSTFQSAVSLFLSIAKLVSENDKIVIAGEFADALVVDKLNETFREKCDCEVVPIGNPSVVALYGALLLGKKCLKAGCYLEEEVTEIFTYTVTDSRGENDVRNSQSGLSEVKHESFTSLLLDRHFGKAKGKILTFSTDGTLLGVKKDVQCVGANWQSRHRDYTLESLDLAIEHSFLDCSTHIKFQFVFPDRTLPNISKICAYDSELSLVSSKVKEFRSEISFEICQMWMLEKCDNTIEEIVKFAISSSSESVKRFAVKLLIARKFEHESVTKSIFNTKDSIMIQCILWLCAASLYRKYESSNSVEEIWPGYYCNEGENPYCIVFVHSDNIKERPGKFWGVSIHCRHENNVSLEAQEVMMYEQKLLSTMRTVRDFHEDYGVNGLFNSHSNLVMISHSKIKSSGYSDKSLKVILEPCIVFYCRIKGVVPIKEQHFPTTLNSYKVDVREAFCIRTADKRSLRMGDSIRSRNLESYGTIGGFVDLPQGGIGAITCAHVVCPESILSKATQEQTTECIADYLEEHNIEITCPPQTKTLGTVEKMAFYVNKDGNTSVDAALIKLSSRHPLDGRFREYTEEELIRTGYNLNAQPTFNTGETITVSPENCRYTLIKFGAVSGITKGLFQLSRSHAKFTTKLVTKEHSCLRFTMHNQYEVQPVLDDSRDLTEQHFATSGDSGSLVFMQMPDTNALKCCGMVVATTSYGSCLMTPIENVLVDLGLSARNLKRFHLPDESPSGSQDSDLSPTDRILLSIKEKVDVIPSLKENVDAIPRLTNRVERMDVDLQDTRDRVGKIERRSVGYTCDIL, from the exons ATGGCGGGAAATGCAGTCCACTACGTTGCAACGTTCAACATCCAGTCGGATCGATCCAATTTCGCTTTTTCATCTTTGCAAGATGACAGAATATTCACTACGTCCTGTCCCTCCACGCTGCTTCTGAATCCCGATACTAGTAAACATTCCTTTGGGTACCAGGCGGAGGAATTCGTTGCCGCTTCGTTGGATCACGGGGACGACATCACCAATCATTACTTCTTTCGAAACTTAAAATGCCTCCACACACTG GAACGAAAAGTAGCAGATGAAGATGGAAATCTAATCCATACAAAAACAGTAATGTCGAGAATCATACAGCATTTTCTACAAGAAATGAATGGCTACAGAATGTTTTCAATGGCCAATCATGATGATTTATGCAGTGACGTATTTCTAGTTTTCATTCTGTCTGGAATAAACTTTTCTCGGATGGCTGAGCTTATTAGAGAATCAGCTGTAACG CTTGGTATCCACAGTAGCATGGTGGAATTCATTCCTGACGCCATTGCAACAGTGGAATTTTGTGAGGACGTAGATAGAAGACAAGTAAATGGTGATTGGTCTACCTATCCACCTTCAGTCAAAAATGATCCACCTTGTAATTACAAAGAAAAGGATGATTGGTCTACCGATCCACCCTCTGTCAAAACTGACTCTCGTTACAAAGGAAATGATCCTTCACATTTCAAAAAAGCCAAATATAATTTCCAAACTGGACCAGGGAAACAAAAGATGGTTGTTTTGAGAATAGGAG cggACTATTCTGAGATTTCCATAGTTCACAACAGATGCATTGAAGCAATGAAAAGAAAATCCCATGAAAGGGTGTTTGATGCCCTCTTGAAATATCTGACAGAGGCACTGGGCATAGACGACATATCGAAGCTGCAGAAAGAAAATTATTCCGCGTTTCTAGAAATGTGTCTCCTATTTGAACGTTCTCGCATACAAGCCAATTCAAACAAACCTCTCAATATGAAAATTGAATTACCTTCAATATTCTTTGCAACCAATGAAATTCGGACAGGAGACGACGTTCCACAAAATCGATCATTGTCATTGACAACAGAAGTGATTGAGGACATATACAAATCTACCTTTCAAAGCGCTGTCTCTCTGTTTTTATCAATTGCCAAACTtgtatcagaaaatgacaaaattgTAATAGCAGGGGAGTTTGCGGATGCTTTAGTTGTAGACAAACTTAACGAAACCTTTAGAGAAAAATGTGACTGTGAAGTGGTTCCGATTGGAAATCCGTCAGTGGTTGCATTATATGGCGCGTTGCTTCTTGGTAAAAAATGCTTGAAAGCAGGATGTTATCTAGAGGAAGAAG TAACGGAAATATTTACATACACTGTCACCGATTCCAGAGGTGAAAATGATGTCAGGAATTCACAAAGCGGATTGAGTG AAGTCAAACATGAATCATTCACCTCCCtattgcttgacagacattttgGAAAAGCCAAAGGGAAAATACTGACATTTTCCACAG ATGGAACACTTTTGGGTGTAAAGAAGGATGTACAATGTGTTGGCGCCAACTGGCAATCACGTCACAGAGATTATACACTAGAGTCTCTGGATCTCGCAATTGAACACAGTTTCTTAGACTGTTCAACACACATAAAATTTCAGTTCGTCTTTCCTGACAGAACGCTCCCCAACATTTCTAAAATATGTGCGTATGATTCTGAACTGTCATTGGTGTCATCTAAAGTTAAAGAATTTCGGTCAGAgatcagttttgaaatttgcCAAATGTGGATGCTTGAAAAATGTGACAACACAATCGaagaaattgttaaatttgctatttcatcTTCTAGTGAATCAGTGAAAAGATTCGCAGTCAAATTGTTAATTGCTAGAAAGTTTGAACATGAGTCTGTGACAAAGAGCATTTTCAACACGAAAGACAGCATTATGATTCAGTGCATACTTTGGTTATGTGCTGCAAGTCTTTACAGGAAATATGAATCTTCTAATTCAGTCGAAGAAATTTGGCCCGGGTACTATTGCAATGAAGGTGAAAACCCTTACTGTATAGTTTTTGTACATTCGGATAACATTAAAGAACGTCCTGGAAAGTTTTGGGGAGTTTCTATACATTGCAGACATGAAAATAACGTGAGTTTGGAAGCCCAAGAAGTCATGATGTACGAACAAAAACTTTTGTCAACAATGCGAACTGTAAGAGACTTCCATGAAGATTATGGAGTGAATGGATTATTTAACAGTCATTCCAATTTAGTCATGATCTctcattctaaaataaaatcatcaGGGTATTCTGACAAATCCCTTAAAGTGATTTTGGAACCTTGTATAGTTTTTTACTGCAGAATTAAGGGAGTTGTTCCAATAAAGGAGCAACACTTTCCAACAACCCTCAACAGTTACAAAGTGGATGTCAGAGAAGCCTTCTGTATTCGAACAGCAGATAAAAGATCGTTACGAATGGGAGATTCAATTCGGTCAAGAAATTTAGAATCGTATGGGACTATTGGCGGATTCGTTGATCTTCCTCAAGGCGGAATTGGTGCAATTACGTGTGCACACGTCGTATGTCCGGAGTCCATCCTGTCAAAAGCGACACAGGAGCAGACTACTGAATGTATTGCGGATTATTTGGAAGAGCACAATATAGAAATAACGTGTCCTCCACAGACGAAAACGTTAGGTACTGTAGAGAAGATGGCATTTTATGTGAATAAAGATGGCAACACCAGTGTGGATGCAGCATTGATTAAGCTCAGCAGTCGACATCCATTAGATGGCAGATTTCGAGAATATACCGAAGAGGAATTAATACGAACTG GATACAATCTGAACGCCCAGCCTACGTTTAACACTGGAGAAACCATCACAGTTTCACCCGAAAATTGTCGCTATACATTGATCAAATTCGGTGCAGTGTCTGGAATTACTAAAGGATTGTTTCAGTTGAGTAGATCCCACGCCAAATTCACCACAAAATTAGTAACAAAAGAACATTCTTGTCTTCGTTTCACTATGCACAATCAGTACGAAGTTCAACCAGTGTTGGACGATTCTAGAGATCTAACTGAACAGCATTTCGCCACCAGTGGTGATTCGGGTTCCCTTGTTTTTATGCAAATGCCCGATACAAACGCATTGAAATGCTGCGGAATGGTTGTAGCAACAACTTCATACGGAAGTTGTTTGATGACCCCAATAGAAAATGTTCTTGTTGACCTTGGATTATCTGCACGAAATttgaaaaggtttcatcttccTGACGAAAGCCCATCAGGATCACAGGACTCAGATCTAAGCCCCACGGATCGAATTTTATTGTCGATAAAGGAAAAGGTTGACGTGATACCCAGCCTTAAAGAGAATGTGGACGCTATACCTAGGTTGACAAATCGCGTCGAAAGAATGGATGTTGATCTTCAAGACACGAGGGACAGAGTAGGGAAGATAGAAAGACGTAGCGTGGGATACACTTGTGATATCCTTTAA